The genomic DNA TTTGCTAATCACTAACATGAACTTCGACTGCCTTCACCTATCAGCGTTCTTAAATCATCTATTTCGTTTTCAAAATCATAGACATTTTCAGATTTGTCTAGACCAATACAATCATACTTTACTAATGTCTCTTTAATAACTGCCATATTACCTAAATTCCTACTTGACCTATCAAGGTCTTGGACCACTATTTCAACATATATCCCCCTACTTTATGGAATTTATGGAATTCAACAATCAATGTTATTATTCCTTTTCTAAAAAGCTCGATTAAAGTTAATGGTTGATATTCGACCAAATAAAAAGCCACCTTATGACGATAAGGTAGCATTTTTGCACTTATTTTATTCATTGTTACTTCGATAGTCTCTTCAAGAATACATAACTTACTTTATCGTATTGCATTTTTTCTTCGTAAAAACGATGTGCGTCAACACGCTGTAAGCCAGAAGACAAAGAAACGATATTATAACCGTTCTCTTTAGCCCACTTATGTACATACGATAAAAGCTTTTCACCATAACCTTTTGACCGTTCACTTGGTTCTGTAACTAAATCGCAAACCCAAATAAAGCGACCATTATATAAAGTAATCATAGGCATAAATCCTGTGATGGCGACCATCTTACCATTATCATAAAGAGCAACTAATCTATATCCTTCCTTTTGTTGAGCTTCAAGCACCAACTCAAGATATGAATTTTCATCAAGATAAGTCCTTAAATGCTTCATCACTGAAAATCCAGTCAAAATTTCTTCTTTAGTTTGAAGCTCTTTGAATAACAAAATTGAAGTTGTTCCCACATTATCCTCTCCTCTCTATTGATGGATGCAATTGATAGATTTCTATAATGTAAATTCAAAATCCTTCCATAAAAAAACCTAAAAATTCAATCTTCTTCAATATTTGTGGGATATCTTGTGAAAGAATGGGCAATTGCACTGCCTCTTCCAATTCAGTAATGCGTATGCTGTCTTCTGCATGCAGTATATAAAAATCTCCCCCTCGAAAGCAATTAACATATTACCGTCGTTGATATAACTTTCGATATAGGAAGTGAAATGAGCTTCTCAAAGCGAATGGTATAATTGGACACCAATGTATATCGCTACACCCCATATAAGGATTGCAGATATTTTATTGATTACTTGCAGGAGATTACCTTGTGTATCTAAATTACCTACAATTCTCCCCGCAATTGCAAGGCTTAGAAACCAGACCCATGAAACCATAATACAAGCAACAGTGAATACGATTTTTTCTGAACCTGTATAGCTTAATGAACTCGTTCCAATTACCCCAATAGTGTCAAGGATTGCATGAGGATTTAGCAGCGAGACCGAAGCTGAAAACGCTATTTGTTTGAGGCGGGTAAAATTTTCTTTAGCCATATTTTCGTTGTTGCTATTTTCAGGAGTACTTTTCCAAATACTCGACCCCATATATAGCAAAAATACAATCCCGGCACACATAAGTATTGTTTTGATCCAAAACGAGCCCAAGATCACAACAGATACCCCAAAAACAGCAAGAGCGATTAAAAGTGTATCGCACAGCGAAGCAGTAAGAACGACTGGGAGTGCGTAAATAAATCGTTTATGAAAGGCCCCTTGATTAAAGACAAAAACATTTTGGACGCCAAGAGGAAGAATGAGTCCAAATGCAAGAATAAATCCGTGAATGAAGGCTTCTGCCATTCCGATACCTCCTATTGCTTAACTTATGAATACAATGATAATCAGATATCGATCATTGTTAACAACCAATTGGATGGATTTTACCCCAACCAAATTGTATAATCGAAACAAGAACTACAAGGAAAATAAATGAAAATCTTATAGTAAGAAATTTCACACCTGATTTAAAGGGAGAGAATTTTTCATGATCGAATTGGATTGGAAGCCTGTCAAATCATCTCCTATTCCTCTCTATATCCAGATAAAAGATTTTATAAAAGAAAAGATTGAAACGGGAGAATGGACTGTAGGGACGAAAATCCCTCCCCAACGTACATTGGCCCGAGCATTGGGAGTGAACCGCAGCACGGTCGTTGCAGCTGTGGAAGAATTAATCGCAGAGGGATTGCTGGAAGGAAAAAGCGGGAGCGGTACAAAGGTGATTAACAATACGTGGTCCTTGATGACTTCTGCCCCGCCTCCTGATTGGAATTCTTATGTGCAAGCAGGAATCCATCAACCTAATCTACCTACGATACAGGAAATCAATAAAGCGGAGTTTGATCCAAATATCATCCGATTGGGGACGGGAGAGCTTTCTCCTGATCTATTTCCGCGTGAGATGATGAAACAAATAATTAACCGGGTGTCGGACCGCATTGATTCGCTTGGCTATGAAGAACCGAAAGGATTGCTTTTTCTAAGGGAACAACTTAGCAAATATTTAAAAACCAACGGGATCGAGGCTTCCCCATCTTCCATTTTGATTGTGTCAGGGGCTTTGCAAGCATTGCAATTGATTTCAATAGCTCTATTGAAACGGGGGTCTACGATCTTTCTTGAAAAGCCATCGTACCTATATTCCCTGCATGTGTTTCAGTCTGCTGGAATGCGATTATTCGGGCTTCCTTTGGATGAAAACGGGGTTCTAACAAAAACGATTACTCAACAAAAAAAGCGGCAAAATGCTTCGTTATTTTATACGATCCCGTCCTTCCATAATCCAACAGGAATCTTGATGTCCGAAGAAAGACGAAGGGAACTGATAAATGTATGCGAACAGGAACGGCTGCCAATTATCGAAGATGACGTATACCGGGAACTCTGGCTGGATTCACCGCCTCCTCTTCCTTTGAAAGCAATCGATAAGAATGGACTTGTTTTATACTTGGGAAGTATGTCGAAAACATTGAGCCCTGGTTTGCGAATCGGCTGGATAGTCGGACCAAAGCCTGTCATTGAACGATTGGCGGATATTAAAATGCAAACTGATTACGGATCTAGTTCTCTATCTCAGTGGGTTGCTGCGGAATGGCTATCAAGCGGATTCTATCATCAACATCTGGAAGAGGTCAGAAAAAAATTGAAGATTCGCAGAGAGGCTATGAACGATTCATTACAGAAGCATCTTGCCGACAGTGCGACGTGGTCTGTTCCCAAGGGTGGTTTTTATATATGGCTGCGCTTATTGCCTTCCCTTTCCATACGGGAACTTTTCGAAAAGGCATTAGAGCGGGGAATTTTATTAAATCCGGGAATTGTCTATGATCAACATGCGACCCATTATCTTCGGCTTTCGTATTCCTATGCATCCTTGACTGACTTAGACAAAGGCATCTTTCGCCTTTCGGAAGTGATTCGGCAGTTAATCCCATAACTTTTTAATCTTATCATGTAAAAAAGCAAAGTCATGAATTGCGCAGTAATTTAGCCATATTTGCATGCTTTAAATATTTCTAAAACTTTCTAAAGAGATAACAATATATAAAAATAATCTTAATATGACTTATGTAGTTAATAAAGCACTACATTACATTGATGAAGAATATAATTTGAAAGTAAACTATAAATGTAATTGCCGCAACAAAATAAGATCAATTCCTAAAAAAAGAAGCGTCAAATGCTTCTTTTTTCAGTTATTTCCTGGAGCTGGCTGGTCAACGCCTCTTATACGGTGTCGATGTCCATCGTCTTCCGTTGTATAAAAATCATAATAATGGACATGCATTCCATTCCCAACTGGAACCGCTGGTCCTGAATAAGCCTTATAATGGTGGGTATGCCCATTTTCGAAAACTACATATCCCTCCGTATAATGAATATGGTTGCCATCCTGAGTCTGTATCGGCGGAGAAGTAACATCTAAACACTGATGAACATGCCCTGCTTCCATAGAAGTATAATCAACAGAGCCATGATTATGATGCGGCACAAACCCTTTTACAAAATCATCTTTTCCTACTTTCTTAGCCATATATTCACCCCTCAGAAATTCTAAGTTGTTTTTTCCGGCCATATCTTTATTAATTTATTCAAGTTTGTTACTGTAGAATTTCCCCTCCTTTCCTACAACTTTATTACAAATAATATTTATTTAAAAAGAAAATATGTTTTCGCTTTTAAGTGAACCACATGGTTATACGCCAAATAATAAAAACACTTGATATCAGTTAGGAATTCTTCCACCATACAGACGACACCCATTCCCGGTGCACCAAAAGAGGCTGTCTCAAAAGCCAGAGGGTCAGACCCCATAACACAATATATAGGACATAATGTTGGATAAATGTGCTATATATTGATAGACGAACATGGGGTCAGACCCTTATGAGACAGCCTCTTTTCCTTTATATACTGCTTTAGAAGCCAATACACTGCATTCATACAATAAAATCAATGGAATTGAAACAGAAATATGAGAAACAAAATCAGGAGGTGAAATACAACAAGCAATGATAACTAATATAAAATATGCGTATCTTCTCATTTTCTGCAAGTAGAATGGCTTTACAATCCCAATCTTTGTAAGAAACATAATAATAACAGGCAAATCGAAAAATGCAGCGAATGGCACAACAAGGTTAAAAATAAAGCTGAAATATTTATCTACTGTGTAGTTTGTTATAAACATATCTCTTCCCAATAAAGTAAGGAAGTTGAGAATATTTGGTACCACTACATAATAACCAATAAGTAAGCCAATGATGAAAAAAGAAAATAATACAGGAATATAAAACACAACTCCCTTTTGTTCTGAAGGATGAAGCCCCGGTTTTACAAACTTCCAAATTTGCCAAGCTGCAATAGGAATAGTAAAAATGGCAGCAACCACTGCTGAAATAGAAAAATACACCCATAAAACGTCTCCCGGACCAAGCACAACTAACTTAAACGTTAAATTCTTTGTTAAAAATTTATAAAAATCTTTTACGTATACAAATCCGATAATAAAAAAAATAAAAAACGAACCTGCTGTAATGAGTATTCTTTTACGAAGTTCTTCAAGGTGCTCTGTTACATACATTTCCTCTTTCATTGTATTCACCGCACTTTGTTTATCTCGGATCAAGCAGAAACATACATACCGTTCCCCTGCTATTGATTATGAGTCTATTTCCATAATAAAAGATTCATACCTTTGTTCCTGCAGTCTCTGGCAAAATCATTTAATGCTATAATTATAATGGAATTTGGGACTTTCATAAACAACACATCTTTATCAGTTTCTAAGGAATATTTTATTTGTAGCTACATATGGTACGCTTAACCAGAACTCCCACCGACTGCTTTTAATTTTATTGAATCCAAAGAGGTATGGTAAATAGCTAAAGGAGATTGCAATAAAAAACAAATGTTTTACCCCAACTACATGAAACCATGTAGGAAACGAACAATGCCATAAATGAGATCACGAGCAACTATACAAAACAAAAGGTTATCCCAACCATTGTTTTACTGCTGGAATCCGCTTGATAACAAGCCAATCTAAAGCTAGAACAACAAGTAAAGAAGCTCCGACAAGCGGGAATACGATACCTAAGATGAGAATTAAGACTGCTGCACTTTTTATAAGTTTAAAATTCTTAGGTAAAGAAGGTGCCCCAAGTGTACCAGATGGCTTACGTTTCCACCACATCACTACGCCCGTAACGGAAATACCAATCAAGCCGAGGCAAACAATTAAATTCAAGAGTTGATTGGCTAATCCGAAGTAATGTCCTTCATGCAGCGCTACACCAATTGAGATGGCTTTTGCCAATACCCCGTAATCTGCAAAGCGTAAATCTGCCAGAACCTTTCCACTGTACTGATCAATATGCAAAGTAGCTTGTCCTTGCGGTTTATCAGAAGAAACAGACACCGTATATACTCCTTTTTCTCCTTGCGGGAAGTTAATCGAATAGCCTTTCTCAACTTTGTTTTCATTGGCCACTTTCATAATCTGCGACACAGATAAAGGAGCAGCTACACCTGATTGTCCTGATTCCGGAACAGGAAGATTCTCAGCCGCCCAAGGTACTTTAGCAACATCTTTAGATGGAATCGTGGACTTTGGTAAATTTCCATCCCATAAGCCAGTCGGATACCCTGATTGTGTAGCGGTTGAAACACGATTGATTAAATCTCCCCATAATCCGGACCATGGAAGACCTGTTAAAATAAAAATGGCGACAAATAAAGAAAACCAAAAAGCAGGAACAGCGTGAAGGTCTCGTAACATCGTACGTTTTCCTTTTGAGAACCTTGGGATAAACGTACCAAATATGTCTTTCCTATTGCGCGGCCACCAGAGATATAATCCTGTGATGAGGAGAATCATTGCCCAGCAAGATGCCATTTCCACAATACGATCTCCTGTTGTTCCAATCATGAGCTCACCATGCAGTTTTCTCACTTTGTTCATGAACTCTTCATCATCTTTTAAATCACCGAGGATCTTTCCGTTATAAGGATTAACAAATACCGTCATCATTCCATCTTTTCCGGTAATTCCAACTTCGGCAGAACGATCTGCTTCAAAGGATGGTTTATATCTTCTTACTAAAGCATTTGGGTAGACTCTTTTTACTGATTCTATTTGTTGTTCTGCCGTTAACTTCTCTAGTGCAGGGTGTACATAGTAGTAATCTTTGTACATTACATTTT from Bacillus methanolicus MGA3 includes the following:
- a CDS encoding GNAT family N-acetyltransferase, with the translated sequence MGTTSILLFKELQTKEEILTGFSVMKHLRTYLDENSYLELVLEAQQKEGYRLVALYDNGKMVAITGFMPMITLYNGRFIWVCDLVTEPSERSKGYGEKLLSYVHKWAKENGYNIVSLSSGLQRVDAHRFYEEKMQYDKVSYVFLKRLSK
- a CDS encoding LysE/ArgO family amino acid transporter; its protein translation is MAEAFIHGFILAFGLILPLGVQNVFVFNQGAFHKRFIYALPVVLTASLCDTLLIALAVFGVSVVILGSFWIKTILMCAGIVFLLYMGSSIWKSTPENSNNENMAKENFTRLKQIAFSASVSLLNPHAILDTIGVIGTSSLSYTGSEKIVFTVACIMVSWVWFLSLAIAGRIVGNLDTQGNLLQVINKISAILIWGVAIYIGVQLYHSL
- a CDS encoding PLP-dependent aminotransferase family protein, which translates into the protein MIELDWKPVKSSPIPLYIQIKDFIKEKIETGEWTVGTKIPPQRTLARALGVNRSTVVAAVEELIAEGLLEGKSGSGTKVINNTWSLMTSAPPPDWNSYVQAGIHQPNLPTIQEINKAEFDPNIIRLGTGELSPDLFPREMMKQIINRVSDRIDSLGYEEPKGLLFLREQLSKYLKTNGIEASPSSILIVSGALQALQLISIALLKRGSTIFLEKPSYLYSLHVFQSAGMRLFGLPLDENGVLTKTITQQKKRQNASLFYTIPSFHNPTGILMSEERRRELINVCEQERLPIIEDDVYRELWLDSPPPLPLKAIDKNGLVLYLGSMSKTLSPGLRIGWIVGPKPVIERLADIKMQTDYGSSSLSQWVAAEWLSSGFYHQHLEEVRKKLKIRREAMNDSLQKHLADSATWSVPKGGFYIWLRLLPSLSIRELFEKALERGILLNPGIVYDQHATHYLRLSYSYASLTDLDKGIFRLSEVIRQLIP
- a CDS encoding YmaF family protein, with translation MAKKVGKDDFVKGFVPHHNHGSVDYTSMEAGHVHQCLDVTSPPIQTQDGNHIHYTEGYVVFENGHTHHYKAYSGPAVPVGNGMHVHYYDFYTTEDDGHRHRIRGVDQPAPGNN
- the tatC gene encoding twin-arginine translocase subunit TatC; its protein translation is MKEEMYVTEHLEELRKRILITAGSFFIFFIIGFVYVKDFYKFLTKNLTFKLVVLGPGDVLWVYFSISAVVAAIFTIPIAAWQIWKFVKPGLHPSEQKGVVFYIPVLFSFFIIGLLIGYYVVVPNILNFLTLLGRDMFITNYTVDKYFSFIFNLVVPFAAFFDLPVIIMFLTKIGIVKPFYLQKMRRYAYFILVIIACCISPPDFVSHISVSIPLILLYECSVLASKAVYKGKEAVS
- a CDS encoding PepSY-associated TM helix domain-containing protein, translating into MSLQQERLDYAKETVVEHEVSKAQLLYRAVWRWHFYAGIIFAPFIILLAITGIIYLFKPQIENVMYKDYYYVHPALEKLTAEQQIESVKRVYPNALVRRYKPSFEADRSAEVGITGKDGMMTVFVNPYNGKILGDLKDDEEFMNKVRKLHGELMIGTTGDRIVEMASCWAMILLITGLYLWWPRNRKDIFGTFIPRFSKGKRTMLRDLHAVPAFWFSLFVAIFILTGLPWSGLWGDLINRVSTATQSGYPTGLWDGNLPKSTIPSKDVAKVPWAAENLPVPESGQSGVAAPLSVSQIMKVANENKVEKGYSINFPQGEKGVYTVSVSSDKPQGQATLHIDQYSGKVLADLRFADYGVLAKAISIGVALHEGHYFGLANQLLNLIVCLGLIGISVTGVVMWWKRKPSGTLGAPSLPKNFKLIKSAAVLILILGIVFPLVGASLLVVLALDWLVIKRIPAVKQWLG